The Terriglobia bacterium nucleotide sequence TTTGAACGGCCGCCAGATGCGGGACCTCGGCAATCATTTTGCGCAGTGTGCGGCGTGCAGCCATGAATCCGCGCTGCTCGCCGACACGCAGCGCGCGGTGAGCTCGCTGGGACGGCGTCCGGCGCCGCCCGAGCTGGCGCTGAAGCTGCGCGTCGCGCTCTCGCAGGAGGCGGCCCGCTCCCGTGCGCGTTCCTTTGCCGGCCTGCAGGTGCGCCTGGAAGACGCGCTCAACGCGTTCATGGTGCCGGCGACCGCGGGCGTGCTCAGCGCGATCGTGTTCTTCGGGCTGCTGATCGGGCTGTTTGCGCTGCCGGTCCAGGCCAACAATGACGTACCGACGATGCTGTACACGCCGCCGGTGCTGGCGCAGTCGCCGTTCTCCAACGGCATGGAGCGGATCAAGGCCGATTCCATCGTCATCGAAGCCTACATTGACGCCAACGGCCGGGTGCAGGATTACCGAATCCTTTCGGCGCAAAGCGAGACGGACGAGATCAAGCCGCAACTGGAAAACATGCTGATCTTCACCACCTTCCGTCCGGCGACGGCCTTCGGGCAGCCGACCAGCGGACGCGCGGTGCTGTCGTTCTCGAAGATCAATGTGAAGGGCTAGCAGCTCTCAGCTTTCAACTTTCAGCCGTCGGGTCAAACCGACGGCTTTTGTTTTGCCTCGATCCCCTCGTGACGCGGTTTGGTCATGCGGGATTGACGGGGTTCTAAGTCGGCACCGCTACAACTCTCCAAGTCGTTTTAGATCCTAATTCTGCAAAACGTTGCAACCCCATGCGCTCTGCAATGATCAAAAGGAGATAAGAAGTCGCCTCTGCTACCGCCCAGGGTGAGATGTGAGATGGCCCTCATGAAACGGTTCGCAATCATCAGCGCGGCAGTTCTCTTTTGTCTTGCCGGAACCATTGCTCCTGCCTGCGCTCAGCCGGATCAGCAGGGCACAAAGCAGACCAAGCTCGAAGCGCAAGCCAAGCCCGAACAGCGGAAGGGCAACAAGCAGGCTAAGTCCGAAGCACAGCGCCAGGAGCGCGCTCAGCGACAGGAGAAACAGCAACAGGATGGTGCGCAGCAGCAGCGCCTGGCAGAGGGAAACGATTTGAACTCCGAGCCGGCGGGCATTGATCCACCTTCTGTCGGCTATCAGGAATTGCGCAAGGCGCTTTTGAGATACACGCGGCTGGCAAGAGAGGACACTGGGGAAAAGTTGCCCATGCCGACCGACGTGGGGTACCCCGGGCCTCCCTACCCAGGGTATATCCGCTTGACGCAATTGCTGCGCCTGCTCGGCGATCTCCCCGACGACTACTCCGCGGCGGCCGCGAGTTCGCAAGCTTTCGATCCTGCTTTACTGCAGGCCGTTGGGCACTTTCAGGAACGTCATGGCCTTTCCGCAACCCGATACCTGGATGCCGAAACGATCGAGCAGTTGAACATTCCGCTGAGTTACCGCGTCGAGCAAATCCGCCTGGCTCTGGAACGTTACCGTCGGCTGCGCAATGACTCTCCGCAAGCAACGATTGTCGTCAACATCCCGGCCTTGCGTCTCTACGCGTTCAACAAGGAGGGGAGGGTCGTCCTCACCATGAAGGTGGACGTGGGCGACGATTTCAAGGGCAGCCGTACGCCGGTGCTGGAAGACAGCATGGAATACCTGGTCTTCCGTCCTTATTGGGATGTGCCGCTCTCGATTCAGAGAAAGGATTATGTCCCGTTTGTCGCACAACATCCCGGCTACCTGGCACAGCACCATTTTGATTTCAAAACGTCCACGGGGGAGCGTGTGGCCCAGGGCGAGGTCACAAAGGAAGTGTTGGACGAGCTGCGTGCGGGAACGCTGCGTCTCCGGCAGCGCCCCGGTTCCGATAACCCCATGGGAATGGTCAAGTTCGTGTTCCCGAATCGCTATCACGTGTATCTCCACGATATTCCCGAGAGGGATTTCGATTTCGTCCTTCCGCAGCGGGCCGTCAGCCACGGCTGCGTGCACGTGGAAAAGCCTGCCGAATTGGCGGCCTGGGTGTTGCGTAACCAGCCGGGGTGGACTTTGGAACGAGTGCAGCAGGCGATGCACAGCGGGCAAAACAATGTGACCGTGAAGCTTTCAAAGCCGCTGCCCGTGCTGATTGTTTATTCCACCGTTTCCGCCGGGGAAGACGGAGACATTCATTTCTATGACGACATCTACGGGTACGACGCCGACCTGTTGCAGGTCCTGGCCCAGGGTCGATCCACATCCGAAGAGAAACTAAAGTGAAACAAAAAGGTAACACTCGCCAAGTTTGTTCCCGGTTGTATACTCTGGCCCGTGGTTACCGGAAGGAGAGTCGGCCGGCTGCTGCTGTGCGTATTGCTGAGTACAGTTGCGTCCGCTGATCCCAAGGTCGAGCCCAAGGTTGACCACGTTCTGCTGGTCAAGACGAAACATAAGCTGCTGCTCCTGAGTGGCGACCACGTGGTCAAGTCGTATCGCGTTGCGCTGGGACGCGGAGGGCTGGGGCCGAAGCGGCGCCAAGGCGATGGCAGGACACCGGAAGGACTCTACCGCATCGACTCCCGAAACCCCGCCAGCAAGTTCCATTTAGCGTTGCACCTCTCGTATCCTGAAACGGCCGACATTCAACGTGCCCGGCGACTCGGAGTCAGCCCCGGCGGCGACATCATGATCCATGGACTGCCCCCTGAATATTCCTGGGTCGGGTCGAAGCATCGCCTTTCCGACTGGACCGAAGGTTGCATCGCCGTGACCGACTCGGAAATTGAGGAGATCTGGGAGTTGGTTCCGGACGGAACCCCCGTCGAGGTCCGCAAGTAGCCCATCCGGCGCGCCGCCGCTCAGACGCTGGCCATCCCACTTTATTTGTAGTCTAGTAAACCGCTTAGGCCTGCCCGACGTGCTTTCTGCACTACATCGACCCGCAACAGGTCGTAGCAGTCACGGCGGTGCATGATGCGGCTGTAGACCAGCACCACGGGTTCCGAGGTGGTGAGGTCGAGCTTGTCTGCTTGATTGTCACAGAACGTGACGTACTGGGAAAACATGGGGTAGGTCTGCACCGGCTTGACTTCAATGTTCGTGAACTGTTGGTCTCCGCGGCGAAACAGCGTGGCATTGACCACGTTCCCGTACAGGTACTGGTAGGGGTTGTCCTGATAGTAGGCAAGCTCGGACTTGGATTTCTTGGGGGCGGTGGCGGATTCCGAACTGGGCGCCAGAATCAGGACAAGAGCGGCCAGAGCAAGAACGAGAACGACGCGGCAAGTACGCTTCATACAGTTTATGGTCCTTTAGGAGCGGCGATTCCGCCGCCGGCTAACTTCACAGTCCATCGACCGTCGTCCTGCCAGAGTCAATTCGTGGATCGAAACTGGCAGGCACTGTCATGGCGGTAGCATACGGCGACAGCAGCGGATTTGTATCCAGATGGACCCGTAATTGGTAATCGGGCAGGGTTACTGCCGGGTCAAGCCGGCTTCGACTTTTTCTATGCAAGTGGTGTCAGGCATTGGTTTTGCAGAATCCCGCACACGCCACTCTCCGAGGTGCGCCTTTGGGCGGCTCTGTCTCCTATCCCCGCTCGGGTTTCACCAATCCGTGGACGGTTCCAAACCTTGCTGAAATTCCATCAGGGAAACGCACGTCAGAGGTGGCCATCGAGCAGACCAGCACGCATCACGTGAACGCGCTAACTCCCCTGCGCTGCCGCCGCGTTTTCCACACAGCAGCCGCGATTTCCACAGCACCGAACCATTCTGATAACGCGTATGCTGCGCAGGAGGATTCCTATGGCCGCAAGCACGACATTACGCACGCAACCGTCACCGCAGCCCGTTCAAACAACTGACCTGCCGGTGACAACTTCCGCTTTGCCGGAAGTTCCAGCCAACATCCTCTCCGCTGATGCTACCGAGGCAATTCGCGTCCGCGCCTATGAGCTTTGGGAAAAACGCGGGCGACAGCACGGCGGCGATGCCGAGGATTGGCTCGAAGCCGAAGCCGAAATACTGGCGCGCAGATCACACGATGCTTGAGTTGTGATCAGCAGGTCCTCGTAGTTTGGTGCTCGGGAGCGCTTGCCTAGCAGCCCCGCTCCCGCGCCCACGCCCGCGCATTCGACCGCGCGCTAACTGCACACAAAATGGTGCACACTCGGCAGGCGTAGACACAACGGTGCCGAATAGGTTCGACTCGCACGCGGACGTCCTGTTTTTTCCGCCTCGCGGCCGGCGCGGGCGCGGGGAACTTCCCCACCCCTTCGGATTCGCTCAGGGCAGGCTCTGTCTCGCCCCTTCAACTGCGCTCGGGCTCCAGGAAGCGAAAGGGCGGGCCACCCGCGATTGTCATTTTGCTCGGCATACCGGGTATTAGCTGGTTAGAATTGCGGCACATTCAAAATGCCTGACACGCCTCCAAAAACCATCAGCGAGGACACGAAAGTAGATGAGCATTTTGCTGCTGCTCGAACTCAGGAGCGCATCACTTCCGTGTCCCCGAAGGTGACGCCCGAAGAAGCAGCGAAGCTCATCAGATTCGCTCTGTCTGAACTGAGTGCTGAGAACGCCCATCACGATTTCGAACACCTGTGCCGGCATTTAACGCGCCGCAGGGTATGTCCGAACATCATCCCGGCCACTGGCCCTGTTGCTGGGGGTGGTGATCAAGGAGCTGACTTCGAAACGTATAAAGTGGCATCTAGCCCAGAGCAGTCTACGTTTTTTTCGCGGGCAACTGTGGAGAAATGGGTCTTCGCCTGTTCACTAGAAAAGAATTACAAGAAGAAAATCAGAAGCGACCTGGCCGCCGCAAAGGTGTTGGGAGAACCTGTATCACGTCTGGTGTTCTTTCATCACCTCTCCATCAAGACTAGCGACAGGCACCGTCTCAAGAAAGAGGCACTCGAAAACTACGGAATTGACCTGGAGATTTTTGACGGTCCGGCAATCGCAGAAATGTTGGCTGATCGCGAAACTGCCTGGATCGCTCAGCGATACCTCAGCTTGCCGAGCGAATTTGTTCTTCTTCCTGAGTCGCCACCCCCCACCTGGTTCCAGGCAGTCATTGCGAAAAGCTACGACCCGCATCGCCTCACAACGGCAGACTTCTTCGAACTGAAGGATGCCATTCGATTCGCGACTTGGCATCCCGAGCATCACAGTGACCTCGACAGATTGTTGGGCCACATTCGACAATTCAGAAAACATGCATTTCCGCGTATCAGCCGACAAGCAATTTATGAGGAGTTTGTCGCCTCATTGCGAGGCTTAGAAACAACTACCGGTCTCGAGCAGTCTCTGCGCGATTACTTCAGGGACATAGACACGCTTGACGATCCTGCCGATGTAGAAGACGGCGCTGTCTTGGTAGGGTATGCGCTTGGAGCTGTGATGCGAGAGGTGCTAGATCTTCCAATTAGTGAGTTGAAGACATGGCACGAAGCCCTGACGAATCGAACGAAGATACTGCTAGCGCAGAGCACATCGGCAGGCAGGGAGTGTGCCTATTTATTCGTTCAGGGGTACCTGTCTTTCAGTAGATGGATGACGACAACAAACGATAAGAGAACTGAATTCGAAAGAAGTGTTGAGTCGGCCGTGGCGAGGTGGCGAACGCTTGTAAAACGAATTCCAGATTCTCCACTCTTTCCGGTTCATCGCCTTGCAAATCTGATCAATGAATTGATCGTACAGCTGCATGGCATTAGCGGTGTATCGCAGCTGGTGCGTGACGTTGACGAACTATCCGTGAAGCGTTCTGGTCAGCACAAACTTGCGGAACACCACCGCAATCGTGCCATGGCCTACGTCAAAGATAAACAATACATTCGAGCTTTGGACGAACTCCATAGGGCTCACACTTCGTTCACCGCGGAAACTGCTTTCGAAGCTATTGCGGTCTGCCTGAAACTGTCCAGCGTGTACGCGGAAATGAGTCTGTTCTTTGCTGCGAAGTACTACAGTCTGGCGGCCGTTTTCGCTGCCTTGAAACTGCCTGACGAAAAGTTGCGGCAGTTTGCATACATTGGGTGTGCCGAGGCTGCGTCTGCCGACCACGCATCGGGAGGGTCCCTACTGTTTTACCTCACCGCTCGGTTGTTCATGCTAATCACCTCCGAATACTCGATGGGAGGGAGCGAAGAGCGAAGGCAGCACGAATGGGCTCGCATTGACTTCTACGGGTTGCTGCTGGCGCGTGGTGCGAGTCTGGTGTTCGACCGACTACAGAAAGTCCTAGTGGAAACAGTTCTGCCGTCGCTGGACCAGCGTGAAATTTACGACGATTCACGAGACAAGCTCAATGGTTTTTTCTCGGACATAGGAGATGCACAGGCATTGGCGGCCAAGGCCACGTCACAAGGAATTGCGCCCCCTTTTTCGGACGTTGGAGGAAGGCGTAAAGCAGCATGGCGACAGATGGGCATCAATTGGCATTTCGAATGGCAGACCGCCTACGACACCGACCGACAGGCTCAGGCACTTGCCGCATACCTACAAATATTGCTCGCGGAATTCGCCAGAACGGAGCTATCCATCATTCCCGGCGAAGTCTTCGTTGTGGTCCAGGTGCATGATAAGCCGCTCGAGATTAAAGAAATTGCAGATAACGAGCAGGTTCGTCGGGTCGTGCGTCTGCCAAGAGGCGCCAAAGACACAAAGGGCCAGCTGCCAGGCATTGCCTCGGCAGTCGCATCAGTTCTGCTGAAAACTGTTTCGGCGCTACCCGAGAAAAGGTTCTTGACGCTGTACACGCAGCAGCTGAAAAGGGGCCTGATGGCACGGCTGAGTGTGTACCGTCCGAGCGAATCACTGTTCGACGAGTTCTACGACCGCGAGTCATATTCACAGATCTACGCAGTTGGTGGCTCAAGCTTCGTCCGCATGCCTGACTACGTCATACGAACATGGGAAGGGCTCGACGGACCGCAAGGAACGCATAGTGAATACAACAGAGCTGAATCGCTGAAATTAGTTCGAAACCGATACGACCGCCTGGCCCCGCTGACACGAAAGACAGTAGCTCGTCTGATAACGGATGAAAGTTTTCGTCGCACCGTTGCGACTTTGAGGGGTGAGGGTTGGAAGGATTGGCATATCCTCTCGGCTATCGAATGCGCAAAGTTTAACTATGTGCTGAATAAGGACCCAAGTTTGCGAGAGGCCTTTGACCGCGGTGACCAAGCTACAGTTCTGAAATACAGATCAAGACCAGAAGAAGAAGGAGACGCGGAGGTCCCATTAGAAGAATTCACAGCTGAACAGTTGAAGCTTCAGATCAAAATAACGCAACTGTCGACTCTAAAGGGACTCGGCCTCGGTGTCTGGCAATCAACGCCAAATTTTCGAGGCGTCGATACGCTGCTGCGACGATTCCACTACTGGGACGACGACGTGCCACACAGCGAAGTTTTTCCACTGCCAAACGCGAGTTGATGTTTGATCTGAAATCGCCAGTAAATTGCACATAAGCCTTTGCACACAAACCAGTGCAGGAATAGCGGTTTCCCCGTTCGTATAGCTATCCCCCGCTTGAGTTTGACCCGCCCGCTGCGCAGCCCGTACACTTAGAATTCAGCCCCGCCCTAGGCCAGCTCGAGGCGCGGCGTCGGTGCGCCTTGGGACCCCGGAGAGCTTCAGGAGCTATGTGTTAACGCGATTTTCCCGTCAACTGGCGCTGTCGGCCCTGTGCCTGCTGGCGCTTCCCGCCGCGGCGCAGACCACGTCCAAGATCAGCCTGGACTCCAGCGAGGCCATCTTCAGCGTGGTGGCCGCGATGCGCAACTGCGGCTACGACGCCGGGTCCACCGATCCGTTCCGCACACAGGTCAGCGGCGAAATCGCGCAGGCGGTGGGCGCGTCGCGGGAAGCGCAGGCGGCCAGCCGGGAGATGTGCAGGTTTTATCGCGATCACCAGCAGGCGGACTCGGCGCGCAGTTTGATCTGGATTTTCGGAAAGGCGGCCATCAGTCTGGCGGCCCCACAAGAAAAATGAAAGTCCTCATTTCGGGCGTGTGCGGTTTCGCCGGCAGTCACCTCGCACGCTATCTGATGGAATCGCACGAAGGTATCTCCATAGTGGGACTCGATAACCTGGCGCGATCGGGTAGCGAGACGAATCGGGTTTCCCTGAAGCGCCTTGGCGTGCAACTGTTCCATGGCGACATCCGTATGGCAAGCGACTTGGAGACGCTTCCCGTTGCCGATTGGGTCGTCGACGCCGCGGCGCAACCGAGCGTGCTGGCCGGTCGCGACGGGAAAACCAGCAGCCGCCAATTGCTGGAACACAACTTGCTGGGCACAATCAATTTGCTGGAATATTGCCGTGCCTCGCGTGCCGGACTGATTCTCTTGAGCACCAGCCGCGTCTATTCGATTCCGGCCTTGACGCAGTTGCCGTTGCGCGCGGAGTCTTCGGCCTATACTCTCGACCCAGGGCAGACTTGGCCGGCCGCGGTCAGTTTGGCCGGCGTCGGAGAAGGCTTTAGCACGGAGGCACCGATTTCTCTTTACGGCGCGACCAAGCTGGCTTCAGAACGTCTGGCACAGGAGTACGCCGCCGGATTTCAGGTGCCGGTCTGGATCAACCGCTCTGGGGTGCTGGCAGGAGCCGGGCAGTTTGGCACCGCCGAGCAGGGCATCTTCTCCTATTGGCTGCACGCGCACTCTACGCGGCGCTCGTTAAAGTACTTGGGCTTTGGCGGTCACGGATTGCAGGTCCGGGACGCATTGCATCCGCGCGACTTGGCCCGCATAGTGGATTTTCAGTTGCGCAGCGGCGGACCTGGCCAGCTCCTCAACGTGTCCGGCGGCCCCGCGAATTCCATTTCCCTGGCCCAACTGACGGCGTGGTGCGACCAGCGTTTTGGCCCGCATCAACCGATCGCTGACGGCTCGGAGCGTCCCTACGACGTTCCCTGGCTAATTCTGGATTCCAATAAAGCGCTGACGACAACCGCCTGGAAGCCCCACATCAGCCTGCATCAGATCCTCGACGAGATCGCAGACCACGCTGCGGCGAATCCCGATTGGCTCACATGGTGCGGAGCATGAGCCCTCCCTCCCCGGCGAATTCCGATCTAAAACTGTTGTCGGTGGTTATACCAGCTCGCGATGAAGAGGGCTGTATCGCGTCCACCGTCGAGCATCTGCATTTGGAGCTGCGGCTGAATCACATCGCGCACGAGATCGTCGTGGTGGATGACGGGAGCACGGACAGGACGGAGGCCATTGTTACCGCGCTCGGCGAGCGCATTCCGGAAGCGCGTTTGGTCAAGAACGGACCGCCGCACGGGTTTGGCCGCGCCATCGCTTACGGCCTGCAGAGGATGAGCGGCGATGCTGTGGTGATCATGATGGCGGATGAATCGGACGATTGCCGAGATGTGGTGCGCTATTGGAATGCGCTCAACGAGGGTTGGGATGCGGTGTTCGGTTCGCGCTTTATGAAAGGCGGCGGCGTCATCGACTATCCGTGGCTAAAGCTACGTTTAAATCGCGTGGCCAATCTGTTCATCCGTCTGTTGTTCGGCATTTCGCTGAACGACACCACCAACGCGTTCAAGGCTTACCGGCGCACGGTCATCGAAGGTTGCCAGCCGATGCTTTCGGCGCACTTCAACCTTACAGTGGAAATCCCGTTGAAAGCCATCATTCGCGGTTACTCCTGGACGGTGTTGCCGATTACCTGGCGCAACCGGCGTACCGGCGAAGCCAAGCTGAAAATTCAAGAGATGGGCAGCCGCTATCTGTTCATCTGTCTATATCTATGGTTGGAGAAGCATCTGAGCCGCGGAGATTACAAGAAGGAAGTTGCATGAGCGCTCCACATTCGCCGACCGAATTGCAGAGACTGAACTGCCTGAACTCTGCGCCCATTGCCTCCAAGGAGCGCCCCCGCCGGGCCGAGTCGGCTGTGAGTGGCTGGACGGCTTGGGACGTCGCGCTGCTAGCCGCCGCAGTACTGAGCATGGCCATGGTCGCCATCATCAGGATGCCGAAGAAGCCGCTGTGGACCGACGAAGTCTTCAGCGTGGTCGTGGTTTCCGATCCCTCTTTCCGGCACATGATGCAAGCGCTTGCCGGAGCGGCGGATGGAGGCTTGCCGCTGTATTACGCCGCTGCGCACGCCTGGGCGGCGGTGTTCAGCGCCTCGGCCATCTCTCTGAGGTGGTTTAGTGCGGTCTCGTTTTTCGCCAGCGTGCCTTGCCTCTGGTTCGCGCTTCGTCGCTTCTACGGAACACTGGCCTCAGCATTCGCTATGGCATTTGTCATCTGCGGCTCAACCGTCATTGCCAACCAGGTCATCGAAGCCCGCTTCTACGGCCTGATGTTCCTGGCCTTCTCCGTAGCGGTGCTGCTCTTCGCTTTCTCGATTCGGATGCCGGCGCCTTCCTGGCGGATGCTGGCGGCGATTGCGGCGGCACATCTGTGCCTGGCCGAATCGCATCTCTTCGGCGTCATGTACAGTGCGGTCATCCTGCTCGCGTATTTCTTGTCGGACGTCCGGCGACGCAACTTGCGTCCGCAGCTTTACGCGGCGGTAGTGCTGTCGTGGTTGCCGCTCGCGCTGTGGGTTGGGCCAGTGGTCCGCATCATTGCCACCGGCAGACCACATGGCTGGATGACGAAGCCGCAGGTATCCGACCTTCTCGGTGCCTACGCCTTTGGTCTGCAACTTCTGCCGGTGCTGCCCTACATCATCGTGCTCCTGGCGGCGGTTGCGACCTGGTCCGTCACCCAGCGCATCCCGCGGGCGAACCCATCCGAGCCGCGCGCTGACATCCTGTTCCTCACCGCCGCTCTCGCCTTGGTTCCGATCGGACTTACCGGCATTTCCTATTGGATGGTTCCGCTGCTGCAGCCTCGCTACGTGCTCCCATGCGCCTTCGCTCTGTGCGTGGCGTTGGCCGAGGTGGTGACGCTGGCGGGTCTAGATGAATTCCCGCGTGCGCAGACAGACCGCTCTTGGCTGGCGGGGGTGAGTACTGCCGTATGCATCGCAGTCATCAGTGGGCTGCTGCTGGGGCCCGTCATCATGGCGCGAGCGTCGCCCAGGCATTTGCCGGCGGCGATTCATGCCGCGCTTCCGCCCAGTGTACCCATCGTGGTCGAGCACCCGCAAGAATTCATGCCGCTAGTCGAATACGAACGCGCGGACCGCGACCGCCTGCGTTTCTTGCTCGACAGCGACGCTGCCGCCCTGCCAGACACATGGATCGGTTCGGTCGTAATGGACAATCTCCTGCGAAACTGGCGCTCGTTTGGCTACTGGCCCGACCGCATCCTCGACTACCGCTCCGCGCTGTGCTCGTGGGACTCCTTCGTCGTTTTTCACGACCCGGGGATCCGTTGGTTCGATTTTCGAATTCGCGATGATCCGAATTTCCACGCGCGGAAGATCGACAATTACGACAATGACGGTCCGCAAGGAGTGCAAACTGGGACGGTTTACCTCGTCCGGCGCCTTGGCACACCTTCGTACTGTGTGCACGGTCAGTAGCGCAGCTCATTGCACACAAACTTGTGCAGGGGGTGAATGTTCCCGTTGCAATCGCTATCTCCCGCTTGCGTTTGACCCGTCCGGCGCGTAGCCCGTAAACTTAGGATTCAGCCCCCGCCCTAGGCCAGCTCGAGGCGCGGCGTTGGTGCGCCTTGGGACCCCGGAGAGCTTCAGGAGCTATGTGTTAACGCGATTTTCCCGTCAACTGGTGCTTGCGGCCCTGTGCCTGCTCGCGCTTCCCGCCGCGGCTCAGACCACGTCCAAGATCAGCCTGGACTCCAGCGAGACCATCTTCAGCGTGGTGGCCGCGATGCGCAATTGCGGCTACGACGCCGGGTCCACGGATGCGTTCCGCACGCAGGTCAGCGGCGAAATCGCGCAGGCGGTGGGCGCGTCGAAGGAAGCGCAGGCGGCCAGCTCGGAGATGTGCGCGTTTTATCGCGATCACCAGCAGGCGGACTCGGCGCGCGACCTGGCGCAGTACGTCTCGCTGGCGCTGTTCCTCGGCGCGCCTCCGACATTCACCTTGAAGGTGAAGGAGGCCGATCTCCCGCCGGACGCCAGTTACGTCCTGGGGTTCGTGCCGTTGCTGGCGCGCTTCGCGGAAACCGCCAATCTTCATCGCATCTGGCAGGAGCATCGCTACCAGTACGAGGAGCTTATCGGGCGCTTCCACGAACCGGTTTCGAAGATGATCCTCACCACCGACGTATATTTGCGCCTGCCGCTCAGCGGGTACGTGGGACGCGGCTTCACCGTGTACCTGGAACCGATGGCGGCGGCCGGCCAGGTGAACGCGCGCAATTACGGCTCGGACTACTTCATGGTGGCCGCTCCGGCGGGCGCCAGCCTGCGCATGGACCAGATCCGCCACACCTATCTGCACTTCATCCTCGACCCGCTGCTGCTGAAGCGCGCCAACGCGATGGTGCGCGTGGTGCCAATTCTCAAGACGGTGCAGAACGCGCCGCTGGACGAAGTGCACAAGAAAGACGTGTCGCTGCTGCTGACCGAATCGCTGATCCGGGCGGTGGAAGCGCGCCTGGCGGCCGGCGGGCGCAACGCCGAACCGGTGCGGCAGGCCGAAGCCGACAAGGCGATGTCGGAAGGCTACGTCCTGACCCGCTATTTCTACGAGCAATTGGTGAAGTTCGAAACCGAGCCTACCGGCCTGCGCGACGCGCTGCCGGACTGGCTGTACTACCTGGACGTGGGCCGCGAGACCAAGCGCGCCGAGAATGTCCGGTTTGCCCCGGCGGCGGCGCCGGACGTGCTGCCGGTATC carries:
- a CDS encoding zf-HC2 domain-containing protein — translated: MNCSQARSLFSPYLDGVLNGRQMRDLGNHFAQCAACSHESALLADTQRAVSSLGRRPAPPELALKLRVALSQEAARSRARSFAGLQVRLEDALNAFMVPATAGVLSAIVFFGLLIGLFALPVQANNDVPTMLYTPPVLAQSPFSNGMERIKADSIVIEAYIDANGRVQDYRILSAQSETDEIKPQLENMLIFTTFRPATAFGQPTSGRAVLSFSKINVKG
- a CDS encoding L,D-transpeptidase family protein → MKRFAIISAAVLFCLAGTIAPACAQPDQQGTKQTKLEAQAKPEQRKGNKQAKSEAQRQERAQRQEKQQQDGAQQQRLAEGNDLNSEPAGIDPPSVGYQELRKALLRYTRLAREDTGEKLPMPTDVGYPGPPYPGYIRLTQLLRLLGDLPDDYSAAAASSQAFDPALLQAVGHFQERHGLSATRYLDAETIEQLNIPLSYRVEQIRLALERYRRLRNDSPQATIVVNIPALRLYAFNKEGRVVLTMKVDVGDDFKGSRTPVLEDSMEYLVFRPYWDVPLSIQRKDYVPFVAQHPGYLAQHHFDFKTSTGERVAQGEVTKEVLDELRAGTLRLRQRPGSDNPMGMVKFVFPNRYHVYLHDIPERDFDFVLPQRAVSHGCVHVEKPAELAAWVLRNQPGWTLERVQQAMHSGQNNVTVKLSKPLPVLIVYSTVSAGEDGDIHFYDDIYGYDADLLQVLAQGRSTSEEKLK
- a CDS encoding L,D-transpeptidase family protein, which translates into the protein MVTGRRVGRLLLCVLLSTVASADPKVEPKVDHVLLVKTKHKLLLLSGDHVVKSYRVALGRGGLGPKRRQGDGRTPEGLYRIDSRNPASKFHLALHLSYPETADIQRARRLGVSPGGDIMIHGLPPEYSWVGSKHRLSDWTEGCIAVTDSEIEEIWELVPDGTPVEVRK
- a CDS encoding DUF2934 domain-containing protein; this encodes MAASTTLRTQPSPQPVQTTDLPVTTSALPEVPANILSADATEAIRVRAYELWEKRGRQHGGDAEDWLEAEAEILARRSHDA
- a CDS encoding NAD-dependent epimerase/dehydratase family protein, yielding MKVLISGVCGFAGSHLARYLMESHEGISIVGLDNLARSGSETNRVSLKRLGVQLFHGDIRMASDLETLPVADWVVDAAAQPSVLAGRDGKTSSRQLLEHNLLGTINLLEYCRASRAGLILLSTSRVYSIPALTQLPLRAESSAYTLDPGQTWPAAVSLAGVGEGFSTEAPISLYGATKLASERLAQEYAAGFQVPVWINRSGVLAGAGQFGTAEQGIFSYWLHAHSTRRSLKYLGFGGHGLQVRDALHPRDLARIVDFQLRSGGPGQLLNVSGGPANSISLAQLTAWCDQRFGPHQPIADGSERPYDVPWLILDSNKALTTTAWKPHISLHQILDEIADHAAANPDWLTWCGA
- a CDS encoding glycosyltransferase family 2 protein, translating into MVRSMSPPSPANSDLKLLSVVIPARDEEGCIASTVEHLHLELRLNHIAHEIVVVDDGSTDRTEAIVTALGERIPEARLVKNGPPHGFGRAIAYGLQRMSGDAVVIMMADESDDCRDVVRYWNALNEGWDAVFGSRFMKGGGVIDYPWLKLRLNRVANLFIRLLFGISLNDTTNAFKAYRRTVIEGCQPMLSAHFNLTVEIPLKAIIRGYSWTVLPITWRNRRTGEAKLKIQEMGSRYLFICLYLWLEKHLSRGDYKKEVA